From the genome of Torulaspora globosa chromosome 2, complete sequence, one region includes:
- the ARP5 gene encoding actin-related protein ARP5 (ancestral locus Anc_2.248), with product MSRDSSLPPLKVRVIDEPPLLEQPEKFDDPNDYSPDTPIAIDFGSHEVRAGFVNQAVPSHVFTNRLTRFRDRKLSRTMTFIGNDVNLDQAVRAQSKSPFDGPMITNWDYVEEIMEYTFHHLGVNSNGGIPNPLLITERLATPLSQRSNWYQVLFECFDAPGVAFGIDDLFAFHYNTHRDCTGLVIGCGNEDTNVIPVINGQGILTEAKRINWGGNQATEFLTNLLTLKYPYFPTKLSSFQYRTMYEDYCYVSHDYERELEGFLDINTLESRNVVVEVPFVEIIQPQKTEEELRIQAEKRKESGKRLQEQAKQKRIERLIQKEEELEYYTQVKEQLKDQPKKKVLQVLQNSGFDDERDFKKYLYNLERSLKKSHAANEEGDDVDDEQDMSQNKFELLEIPDENLSEDQVKEKRKQRILKASLEARRKAKEEKEKALQEEEERMIKERQWRETDLEGWIKDKRKRLNHLITKRKENIKMRDEMKDRKSQMSQNRMKNLATLAEDSGRGTKRTRQQATIDNDPNDTFGANDEDWGVYNDITQNPEALEELIEEEYKEIVDLEGQLLEHDPHFTEEDTMDAQYDWRNSLLHLFLRGPRPHDSENSHEQHQMHLNVERIRVPEVLFQPSMGGEDQAGIAELCERALLGKFDASPRQLSPITSEMSKNVWVTGGNAKVSGLRERIVKEFTGFLPVGTPFSINLSTNPSLDAWKGMAKFAQNEQEFKKGFITKREYEEYGPEYIKEHKLGNMNYFE from the coding sequence ATGTCAAGGGACTCATCATTGCCTCCACTAAAAGTTCGCGTTATCGATGAACCACCATTACTTGAGCAGCCTGAAAAGTTCGATGATCCAAACGATTATTCACCAGATACACCGATTGCCATAGATTTTGGTTCTCATGAGGTTCGAGCCGGTTTCGTTAACCAAGCAGTCCCCAGTCATGTCTTCACGAACAGATTGACGAGGTTCAGAGATCGGAAATTGAGCAGAACGATGACCTTTATAGGAAATGACGTTAATTTAGACCAGGCAGTCCGGGCTCAATCGAAGAGTCCATTTGACGGCCCGATGATAACAAATTGGGATTACGTTGAGGAGATAATGGAGTACACTTTCCACCATCTGGGTGTAAATTCTAATGGAGGGATACCTAATCCACTGTTAATTACCGAGCGCTTAGCTACGCCGCTATCTCAACGATCAAATTGGTACCAAGTATTGTTTGAATGCTTTGATGCACCAGGTGTCGCATTCGGGATCGACGATCTGTTTGCCTTTCACTACAACACCCACCGCGATTGCACAGGCTTGGTAATAGGATGCGGCAATGAAGACACAAACGTCATCCCCGTGATCAATGGACAGGGTATTTTAACTGAGGCTAAGAGGATCAATTGGGGCGGAAATCAGGCAACAGAATTTCTAACCAACTTACTCACATTGAAATATCCTTATTTTCCCACAAAGTTATCCAGCTTCCAGTACAGGACGATGTACGAGGATTACTGCTATGTTTCGCATGACTATGAAAGAGAGCTAGAAGGGTTTTTGGACATTAATACGCTGGAGTCCAGGAATGTCGTGGTAGAGGTACCATTTGTCGAGATTATACAACCACAGaaaactgaagaagagctgcgTATTCAGGCcgaaaagagaaaggaaagTGGCAAAAGACTGCAGGAACAAGCTAAACAAAAGAGGATCGAACGTTTAATACAGAaagaggaggagctggaatATTACACCCAAGTTAAGGAGCAGTTGAAGGATCAGCCGAAGAAAAAGGTACTTCAAGTATTACAGAATTCTGGGTTTGATGACGAGCGggatttcaagaagtatCTCTACAACCTTGAAAGGTCCTTGAAAAAATCACACGCTGCTAATGAAGAAGGCGATGATGTTGACGATGAACAAGACATGAGCCAGAATAAATTTGAGTTACTAGAGATTCCTGACGAAAATTTATCTGAAGATCAAGTAAAGGAAAAGCGGAAACAAAGAATTCTCAAAGCCAGCCTTGAAGCTAGACGAAAAGCtaaggaagagaaagaaaaggcgttgcaagaggaggaggagagaATGATCAAAGAGAGACAATGGCGGGAAACTGATCTAGAAGGTTGGATAAAAGACAAGCGCAAGCGACTAAACCACCTCATAACCAAAAGAAAGGAAAACATTAAAATGCGAGACGAAATGAAAGACCGAAAATCGCAAATGTCTCAAAATaggatgaagaatttggCTACTTTGGCCGAGGATTCTGGACGTGGGACAAAACGGACGAGGCAGCAAGCAACCATCGACAATGATCCCAACGATACGTTTGGAGCCAATGATGAGGATTGGGGAGTCTACAATGATATAACACAAAATCCTGAAGCACTCGAGGAACTGATAGAAGAAGAGTACAAAGAGATAGTAGACCTAGAAGGACAACTTCTCGAGCATGATCCCCATTTCACGGAAGAGGACACTATGGACGCCCAGTACGATTGGAGAAATTCTCTCCttcatctctttctcagaGGACCAAGACCGCATGATAGTGAAAACTCCCACGAGCAGCACCAGATGCATCTCAATGTGGAACGTATACGGGTTCCTGAAGTACTTTTCCAACCCTCAATGGGAGGTGAAGACCAGGCTGGCATCGCTGAGCTCTGTGAGAGAGCCTTGCTAGGAAAATTTGATGCATCACCTCGTCAATTAAGCCCAATCACGTCTGAGATGTCTAAAAACGTGTGGGTAACTGGTGGCAACGCCAAAGTGTCAGGTTTGAGGGAAAGAATAGTCAAAGAATTCACGGGATTCTTACCTGTCGGTACCCCGTTCTCTATAAACTTGTCCACCAATCCTTCCTTGGACGCATGGAAGGGCATGGCAAAGTTCGCACAAAACGAGCAGGAattcaagaaaggcttcatCACGAAGAGGGAGTATGAGGAGTATGGACCTGAATACATAAAGGAACACAAACTGGGGAATATGAACTACTTTGAGTGA